Proteins encoded in a region of the Ptychodera flava strain L36383 chromosome 4, AS_Pfla_20210202, whole genome shotgun sequence genome:
- the LOC139131982 gene encoding uncharacterized protein isoform X1, with protein MPKRKNITTTIAELQTSQSSFVTTQTLDQKLTRKESPLKSLKTPTVTSKVFADTCTTPISSQTSIPKESPLKSIRLTPKAFASTAASSPKSQPLSASELYGRSTSRWEQILLSSNQVRQ; from the exons ATGCCAAAACGCAAGAATATTACCACAACCATAGCAGAACTTCAGACCTCGCAATCATCATTtg TTACAACACAGACACTGGATCAGAAACTGACCAGAAAAGAGTCGCCATTGAAGAGCTTGAAGACTCCAACCGTAACATCAAAAGTCTTTGCAG ATACGTGCACAACACCAATATCAAGCCAAACATCGATTCCAAAGGAGTCACCATTGAAGTCAATCAGATTGACACCTAAGGCTTTTGCTTCAACAG CAGCATCCTCACCAAAGTCACAGCCTTTGTCAGCCAGTGAATTATATGGTAGATCCACGTCAAGGTGGGAACAAATTTTGCTTTCATCCAATCAAGTTCGTCAGTGA
- the LOC139131982 gene encoding uncharacterized protein isoform X2: MLFSLMEKISFIVSKTIRHAKTQEYYHNHSRTSDLAIIICYNTDTGSETDQKRVAIEELEDSNRNIKSLCRYVHNTNIKPNIDSKGVTIEVNQIDT, from the exons ATGTTGTTTAGTTTAATGGAGAAGATTTCGTTTATTGTGAGCAAAACTATCAG ACATGCCAAAACGCAAGAATATTACCACAACCATAGCAGAACTTCAGACCTCGCAATCATCATTtg TTACAACACAGACACTGGATCAGAAACTGACCAGAAAAGAGTCGCCATTGAAGAGCTTGAAGACTCCAACCGTAACATCAAAAGTCTTTGCAG ATACGTGCACAACACCAATATCAAGCCAAACATCGATTCCAAAGGAGTCACCATTGAAGTCAATCAGATTGACACCTAA